The Deinococcus humi genome has a segment encoding these proteins:
- the trpB gene encoding tryptophan synthase subunit beta, which yields MTLTLPSYPQPDERGRFGRFGGRYVPETLIPALDNLEAAYREAKIDPGFLSELERLLRDFVGRPSGLYLAARLTEHAGGAKIYLKREDQNYTGAHKINNCLAQALLAVRMGKRRVIAETGAGQHGVASATAAALLGLDCVVYMGEEDMRRQELNVFRMRLLGAEVIPVTSGTGTLKDATNEAIRDWVTNVRDTFYILGSVVGPHPYPAMVRDFQSVIGEETKWQLKALEGREVPDVIIACVGGGSNAIGIFAPYAYLPDGQRPRLIGTEAAGEGVETGKHAASVAGGRIGVLHGAMMYLLHDHEGQITPPHSISAGLDYPGIGPEHCLYSETGVAEYVPVTDAQAMEGLQLLTRLEGIIPALESAHAIYHAVQLAPTLSPEQIIVVNLSGRGDKDVAEVMRLQAKAEDTPGNAERQEVLA from the coding sequence ATGACCCTCACCCTCCCCAGCTATCCGCAACCGGATGAGCGCGGCCGCTTCGGGCGCTTCGGTGGGCGCTACGTGCCCGAAACGCTGATCCCCGCTCTGGACAATCTTGAAGCCGCCTACCGTGAGGCCAAGATCGATCCGGGCTTCCTGAGTGAGCTGGAACGGCTGCTGCGCGATTTCGTGGGCCGCCCCAGCGGACTGTATCTGGCCGCGCGCCTGACCGAACACGCAGGCGGCGCAAAGATCTACCTGAAGCGCGAGGATCAGAACTACACCGGGGCGCACAAGATCAACAACTGTCTGGCACAGGCGCTGCTGGCTGTGCGGATGGGCAAGCGCCGCGTGATCGCCGAGACGGGGGCCGGGCAGCACGGCGTTGCCAGCGCCACCGCCGCGGCCCTGCTGGGGCTGGACTGCGTGGTGTACATGGGCGAGGAAGACATGCGCCGCCAGGAACTGAACGTCTTCCGCATGCGCCTGCTGGGGGCCGAGGTCATCCCCGTGACCAGCGGCACCGGCACCCTCAAGGACGCCACCAACGAGGCCATCCGCGACTGGGTCACCAATGTGCGCGACACCTTCTACATTCTGGGCAGCGTGGTGGGACCGCACCCCTACCCGGCGATGGTGCGAGATTTCCAGTCGGTCATTGGCGAGGAAACCAAGTGGCAGCTCAAAGCGCTCGAAGGCCGTGAGGTTCCCGACGTCATCATCGCCTGCGTGGGCGGCGGCAGCAATGCCATCGGCATCTTTGCGCCGTACGCCTACCTGCCGGACGGCCAGCGTCCCCGTCTGATCGGCACGGAAGCGGCGGGGGAGGGCGTGGAGACGGGCAAACACGCCGCCTCGGTGGCCGGCGGCAGAATCGGCGTGCTGCACGGCGCGATGATGTACCTGCTGCATGACCACGAGGGCCAGATCACCCCGCCGCACAGCATCAGCGCGGGCCTCGATTATCCCGGCATCGGCCCGGAGCACTGCCTGTACAGCGAGACCGGGGTGGCCGAGTACGTGCCCGTCACCGACGCGCAGGCGATGGAAGGACTGCAGCTCCTGACCCGGTTGGAGGGCATTATTCCAGCGCTGGAGAGCGCGCACGCCATCTACCACGCCGTTCAGCTGGCCCCCACCCTGTCCCCTGAGCAAATTATTGTGGTCAACCTGTCCGGACGCGGTGACAAGGACGTGGCCGAGGTGATGCGTCTGCAGGCGAAGGCCGAGGACACCCCTGGAAATGCCGAGCGTCAGGAGGTGCTGGCATGA
- a CDS encoding gamma carbonic anhydrase family protein, with amino-acid sequence MPLYALDRLVPQVAATAFVAPSAELIGQVWIAERASVWFGAVLRGDIEAITVGPGSNVQDGAVLHTDAGHPCVLAEGVTVGHRAVVHGAICGPGSLVGMGAVMLSGSSLGAGAVLGAGALLAEGVHVPDGMLALGVPARIVRPVGGREQAARYVQNAARYNEHLRVIEPNTIEPRTTDIEKNPTFDH; translated from the coding sequence ATGCCGCTCTATGCCCTCGATCGACTTGTGCCTCAGGTTGCGGCCACCGCCTTCGTCGCGCCCAGCGCTGAGCTGATCGGGCAGGTGTGGATTGCCGAGCGGGCCAGCGTGTGGTTTGGCGCAGTGCTGCGCGGCGACATCGAGGCCATTACCGTGGGGCCGGGCAGCAACGTGCAGGACGGCGCGGTATTGCATACCGACGCGGGGCACCCGTGTGTGCTGGCGGAGGGTGTCACAGTGGGCCACCGGGCCGTCGTTCACGGCGCAATCTGTGGCCCGGGCAGTCTGGTGGGCATGGGCGCGGTGATGCTCAGCGGCTCCAGTCTGGGCGCGGGAGCCGTGCTTGGCGCAGGCGCGCTGCTGGCCGAGGGCGTACACGTCCCGGACGGTATGCTGGCACTGGGCGTTCCGGCCCGCATCGTGCGGCCCGTCGGCGGCCGAGAACAAGCCGCCCGTTACGTTCAGAACGCGGCCCGTTACAATGAACACCTTCGGGTGATTGAGCCCAACACTATAGAACCCCGCACCACAGACATTGAAAAAAATCCAACCTTCGACCATTAA
- a CDS encoding SDR family oxidoreductase has protein sequence MKGRSVLVTGATGGIGLETARELVRRGADVTVLGRNPDKTARVAREVGAAGTLIADLGEMAQVRRVAAEFRDRVGRLDVLVNNAGAFYTERQETREGTELTWALNHLAPFLFTRELLPLLRAGNAPRVVTVSSGAHVMGRIRFDDPEFRRSYRGWAAYSQSKLANILFTRELARREPWLQANTLHPGFVSTGFGQDNPMFSWISRLALTPVEGAQTSIHLVAEPILVSGRYFVESRETLPAPQALDDGAALRLWRLSEDFVDGEAQRPPEAAQNGQQAAS, from the coding sequence ATGAAAGGCAGGTCCGTGCTGGTCACGGGCGCGACGGGTGGCATCGGGCTGGAGACGGCGCGGGAACTGGTACGCCGGGGGGCTGACGTGACAGTGCTGGGCCGCAATCCTGACAAGACAGCGCGTGTGGCGCGGGAGGTCGGGGCCGCCGGAACGCTAATCGCGGACCTCGGGGAGATGGCGCAGGTGCGGCGGGTGGCGGCCGAATTCCGGGACCGGGTGGGCCGTCTGGACGTGCTGGTCAACAACGCGGGGGCCTTTTACACCGAGCGCCAGGAGACCCGCGAGGGCACCGAGCTGACCTGGGCGCTCAACCACCTCGCCCCATTCCTATTCACCCGTGAGTTGCTGCCGCTGCTGCGCGCAGGGAACGCTCCCCGGGTGGTCACAGTGTCTTCCGGCGCACATGTGATGGGCCGCATCCGTTTCGACGATCCCGAGTTCCGGCGCAGCTATAGAGGCTGGGCCGCCTACAGCCAGAGCAAGTTGGCGAACATCCTGTTCACACGTGAGCTGGCCCGGCGCGAGCCATGGTTACAGGCCAACACCCTGCACCCGGGCTTCGTGTCCACTGGCTTCGGACAGGACAATCCAATGTTCTCATGGATCAGCCGTCTGGCCCTGACCCCGGTGGAGGGCGCGCAGACCAGCATCCATCTGGTGGCAGAGCCTATTCTGGTGTCGGGGCGCTACTTCGTGGAGTCACGCGAGACGCTGCCCGCCCCGCAGGCCCTGGACGACGGCGCGGCCCTGCGACTGTGGCGGCTGAGCGAGGACTTCGTAGATGGCGAGGCTCAGCGGCCCCCGGAAGCAGCCCAGAACGGCCAGCAGGCCGCCAGCTGA
- a CDS encoding DUF2167 domain-containing protein, with the protein MKLHSALPLGLLLLLGHTVAATPSPDALLHYRSGVVPLLNGKVSLDTGSDLRFLDRTDAGRVIVDLWGNPPGSAEDVVGMIVPAGLDPDTQEGWGVVITESLDGHVTDKDAARTNYDRIMHDLQRDTAAANAEREQAGYGTVDLIGWADAPHYEAGTHKMYWAKELAFHGPDETAEGGEHTLNYAVRVLGRDSVLELNAVAGMDQLPQVKGDMQRVLQQVSFTSGHRYEDYTEGTDRLATYGVAGLLGVAAAKKVGLLAGGLLLLKKGGVLLLGAFAALGRLFRRRSA; encoded by the coding sequence ATGAAATTACACTCAGCTCTGCCTCTGGGCCTGCTGCTCCTTCTCGGCCACACTGTGGCCGCCACGCCCTCACCCGACGCACTCCTGCACTACAGGAGCGGTGTCGTGCCGCTGCTGAACGGCAAGGTCAGCCTCGACACCGGGAGCGATCTGCGTTTTCTGGACCGCACCGATGCGGGGCGGGTGATCGTGGATCTGTGGGGCAACCCGCCGGGCTCTGCCGAGGACGTGGTGGGCATGATCGTTCCGGCCGGGCTGGATCCAGATACGCAGGAGGGCTGGGGGGTGGTCATCACCGAGTCGCTGGACGGCCATGTGACCGACAAGGACGCCGCCAGGACCAATTACGACCGGATCATGCACGATCTTCAGCGGGACACAGCCGCCGCCAATGCCGAGCGTGAACAGGCAGGGTACGGCACGGTGGACCTGATCGGCTGGGCCGACGCGCCCCATTACGAGGCCGGCACCCACAAGATGTACTGGGCCAAGGAACTGGCCTTTCACGGGCCGGACGAGACCGCAGAGGGCGGCGAGCATACCCTGAACTACGCCGTGCGCGTGTTGGGCCGTGACAGCGTCCTGGAGCTGAACGCCGTGGCTGGAATGGATCAGTTGCCGCAGGTCAAGGGCGACATGCAGCGCGTCTTGCAACAGGTCAGCTTCACTTCGGGTCACCGCTACGAGGATTACACGGAGGGTACAGATCGCCTGGCCACCTACGGCGTTGCCGGTTTGCTGGGTGTGGCGGCCGCCAAGAAGGTGGGCCTGCTGGCGGGGGGCCTGTTGCTGCTCAAGAAGGGTGGGGTGCTGCTGCTGGGGGCTTTCGCGGCCCTTGGGCGCCTGTTCAGACGTCGCTCGGCCTGA
- the recG gene encoding ATP-dependent DNA helicase RecG has product MATVAELRERLRRPLAAELAGGCQNRVVAGGVDKLLASPLGNPFPKVREVLGGYGELGVAEREAALKTALAALSDEEKSKPARTPRPAARQAVPTAAPGERLPIDAPLSRLDTGPGGARKLQTLGLHTLRDVLHAYPHRHEDRRALPDLSAVEEGQKVTVEGRVVAKSRRSPRPGMLVIDVTLETPSGGRVKATWFNQPWVEKQLREGAALVLTGRVKKFGRSVQLGVEHLETLDNAQDSLSTGRIVGVYDSREGISQEFLRRAAFRALGAAPLDDYLPVHWRKKYGITDLADALWGLHFPSDEAHLSRATARLRFDEYLFLELRMLLQGEDSVLQGKRFQATGDDINRFEAALPFRFTNAQRRVLLEITDDMRGDQQMARLVQGDVGSGKTAVAACALYLAVRDGYQGALMAPTEILARQHYANLRGYLAQLDVRVGLLIGAMTPKDKLEMQTRIAQGEVDVVVGTQALIQENVRFDNLGLAVVDEEHRFGVQQRRRLLASRPDVLVMSATPIPRSLALTAYGDLELSIIDELPPGRTPIETKLLQDTHRTQAYGFVMKQIREGQQAFVVTALIEESDTLELLAATQLADDLKTILPEARIDLLHGRMSAAEKDHVMDRFRAHEFDILVSTTVIEVGVDVPNATVMVIENAERFGLAQLHQLRGRVGRGSQQSYCVLIAGEHSQKTRKRLRIIEGSTDGFVIAEADLKLRGPGELRGTRQSGIPDLRLADLANDTEVIERARELAKHILAHDPRLEHPRLQYLRSELQNRSESVAYREVI; this is encoded by the coding sequence GTGGCAACAGTGGCAGAATTGCGTGAACGGCTGAGGCGGCCCCTGGCCGCCGAGCTGGCGGGTGGGTGCCAGAACCGCGTGGTGGCGGGCGGTGTGGACAAACTGCTGGCCTCGCCCCTGGGCAATCCCTTTCCCAAGGTGCGCGAGGTGCTGGGCGGCTACGGCGAACTGGGCGTGGCCGAGCGAGAGGCGGCGTTAAAAACGGCGCTGGCGGCGCTCTCGGACGAGGAGAAGAGCAAGCCCGCACGCACCCCACGCCCCGCCGCCCGTCAGGCCGTTCCCACCGCCGCGCCCGGCGAACGCCTGCCCATCGATGCCCCGCTCTCGAGGCTGGACACCGGCCCTGGCGGCGCACGCAAACTGCAGACGCTGGGCCTTCATACCCTCAGAGACGTGCTGCACGCCTACCCGCACCGCCATGAGGACCGCCGCGCCCTGCCCGATCTCTCAGCGGTGGAGGAGGGTCAGAAGGTCACGGTGGAGGGCCGCGTCGTCGCCAAGTCGCGCCGCAGCCCACGTCCCGGCATGCTGGTCATTGACGTGACACTGGAAACGCCCTCGGGTGGGCGGGTCAAGGCAACGTGGTTCAACCAGCCCTGGGTGGAAAAGCAGCTGCGCGAGGGCGCGGCGCTGGTGCTGACCGGACGCGTCAAGAAATTCGGACGCAGCGTGCAACTGGGCGTGGAACACCTCGAAACGCTGGACAACGCCCAGGACAGCCTCAGCACCGGACGCATCGTGGGGGTGTACGACTCTCGTGAAGGCATCTCGCAGGAATTCCTGCGCCGCGCCGCCTTCCGGGCGCTGGGGGCCGCGCCGCTAGACGACTACCTGCCGGTCCACTGGCGCAAGAAGTATGGGATCACCGATCTGGCCGACGCACTGTGGGGGCTGCATTTTCCGAGTGACGAGGCACACCTGAGCCGGGCCACCGCCCGGTTGCGCTTCGACGAGTATCTGTTTCTGGAACTGCGGATGCTGCTCCAGGGCGAGGACTCGGTGTTGCAGGGCAAACGCTTCCAGGCCACGGGCGACGACATCAACCGCTTCGAGGCCGCCCTGCCCTTCCGTTTCACCAACGCCCAGCGCCGGGTGCTGCTGGAAATCACCGACGATATGCGCGGCGATCAGCAGATGGCCCGGCTGGTGCAGGGCGACGTGGGCAGTGGCAAGACGGCGGTGGCGGCCTGCGCGCTGTACCTGGCAGTGCGCGACGGCTACCAGGGCGCACTGATGGCCCCCACCGAGATTCTGGCGCGGCAGCACTACGCCAACCTGCGCGGCTACCTGGCCCAGCTGGACGTGCGCGTGGGCCTATTGATCGGCGCGATGACCCCCAAGGACAAGCTGGAGATGCAGACCCGCATCGCCCAGGGCGAGGTGGACGTGGTGGTGGGCACCCAGGCGCTGATTCAGGAGAACGTGCGCTTCGACAACCTGGGGCTGGCGGTGGTGGACGAGGAACACCGCTTCGGCGTGCAGCAGCGGCGCAGACTGCTCGCCAGCCGCCCGGACGTGCTGGTGATGTCGGCCACCCCCATCCCACGCAGCCTGGCGCTGACCGCATACGGTGACCTGGAGCTGAGCATCATCGACGAGCTGCCGCCCGGACGCACCCCGATTGAAACCAAGCTGCTGCAGGACACCCACCGCACCCAGGCCTACGGCTTCGTGATGAAGCAGATCAGGGAAGGGCAGCAGGCCTTCGTCGTCACGGCGCTGATCGAGGAAAGCGACACGCTGGAACTGCTGGCCGCCACGCAGCTGGCCGATGATCTCAAGACCATCCTCCCCGAGGCGCGGATTGACCTGTTGCACGGGCGCATGAGCGCCGCCGAGAAGGACCACGTCATGGACCGCTTCCGCGCCCACGAGTTCGACATTCTCGTGTCGACGACCGTCATCGAGGTGGGCGTGGACGTACCCAATGCCACCGTCATGGTGATTGAGAATGCCGAGCGCTTCGGGCTGGCGCAGTTGCATCAGTTGCGGGGGCGGGTGGGCCGTGGCAGTCAGCAGAGCTACTGCGTGCTGATCGCCGGGGAACACAGCCAGAAGACCCGCAAACGCCTGCGGATCATCGAGGGCAGCACCGACGGCTTCGTGATCGCCGAGGCGGACCTGAAACTGCGCGGCCCCGGTGAGCTGCGCGGCACCCGCCAGAGCGGCATTCCGGACCTGCGGCTGGCCGATCTCGCCAACGACACCGAGGTGATCGAGCGGGCACGCGAACTCGCCAAGCACATCCTGGCGCACGATCCCCGGCTGGAGCATCCCCGTCTGCAATATCTGCGGAGCGAGTTGCAGAACCGCAGCGAGAGCGTGGCCTACCGCGAGGTGATCTGA
- a CDS encoding L-glutamate gamma-semialdehyde dehydrogenase, which translates to MMDTLAGGFLPFEHEPYFNFAQQDVAELQRAAFRQVRERYVGQRFPLYLGGERVESSETFEVRNPADTRETVWHFPKATPQQLEDAIAAAKTGFEAWRFSDPLQRATIFKRAGELLRARRMEFNAVMTLENGKNWAEADGEVAESVDHFEVFARETLRWAAGKPVYPMPDEHVTTVYEPIGVVACISPWNFPSAIPLGMALGAIAAGNTVIWKPASETPLSSLLMVELLFEAGLPRNVIQFVTGTDDVLGDPLVDHKDIRMVAFTGSREIGCRIFERAAKVQPGQKWLKRVMAEMGGKDPTVVCADADLDAAAVGIVQSTFGYAGQKCSACSRVIAEESVYEDLLERVRTLAAEVKVGLPEDNAPLGPVISQGSAERIMKYVRDGQGTARLVLGGERAQLGECEGGYVQPTIFADVDSADSLFQEEIFGPVLAFSKARDWRHAIELANDSEYGLTAAFYSRDPHKLAEARRLIQVGNLYLNRKCTGALSGTHAFGGYGMSGTNAKVGGPDYLFWFLQTKTIAQRY; encoded by the coding sequence ATGATGGATACCCTGGCGGGCGGTTTTCTGCCCTTCGAGCATGAGCCCTACTTCAATTTCGCTCAGCAGGACGTGGCCGAACTGCAACGCGCGGCCTTTCGGCAGGTGCGCGAGCGGTACGTCGGGCAACGCTTTCCCCTGTACCTCGGCGGTGAGCGGGTGGAGAGCAGCGAGACTTTCGAGGTCCGCAACCCCGCCGATACGCGCGAAACCGTGTGGCACTTCCCGAAAGCCACGCCGCAGCAACTGGAAGACGCCATTGCCGCGGCGAAAACCGGCTTCGAGGCGTGGCGCTTCAGTGACCCGTTACAACGTGCCACCATTTTCAAGCGGGCGGGCGAACTGCTGCGGGCGCGGCGCATGGAATTCAACGCCGTCATGACTCTGGAGAACGGCAAGAACTGGGCCGAGGCCGACGGCGAGGTGGCCGAATCGGTGGACCACTTTGAGGTCTTTGCCCGCGAGACGCTGCGCTGGGCGGCGGGTAAGCCGGTCTATCCCATGCCTGACGAGCACGTCACCACCGTGTACGAGCCCATCGGCGTGGTGGCCTGCATCAGCCCCTGGAACTTTCCCAGCGCGATCCCTCTGGGCATGGCACTGGGCGCTATTGCGGCGGGCAACACCGTGATCTGGAAACCGGCCAGCGAAACGCCCCTGAGCAGCCTGCTGATGGTGGAGCTGCTGTTCGAGGCCGGACTGCCCCGGAACGTGATCCAGTTCGTCACCGGCACCGACGACGTGCTGGGCGATCCGCTGGTGGATCACAAGGACATCCGCATGGTGGCCTTCACCGGCAGCCGCGAGATTGGATGCCGCATCTTCGAGCGCGCCGCGAAGGTGCAGCCCGGCCAGAAATGGCTCAAGCGCGTCATGGCCGAGATGGGCGGCAAGGACCCCACAGTGGTCTGTGCCGACGCCGATCTGGACGCCGCTGCTGTGGGCATCGTGCAGTCCACCTTCGGCTACGCGGGCCAGAAATGCAGCGCCTGCAGCCGCGTGATTGCCGAGGAAAGCGTCTACGAGGACCTGCTGGAGCGGGTCAGGACGCTGGCCGCCGAGGTGAAAGTGGGCCTGCCGGAAGACAACGCCCCGCTTGGGCCGGTCATCAGCCAGGGCAGCGCCGAACGCATCATGAAATACGTGCGGGATGGCCAGGGGACGGCCCGGCTGGTGCTGGGCGGCGAGCGGGCGCAGCTGGGCGAGTGCGAGGGGGGCTATGTCCAGCCGACGATCTTCGCGGACGTGGACAGCGCCGATTCCCTGTTTCAGGAGGAGATCTTCGGACCGGTCCTGGCCTTCTCGAAAGCGCGCGACTGGCGCCATGCCATCGAACTGGCGAACGACAGCGAATACGGTCTGACCGCCGCCTTCTACAGCCGCGATCCGCACAAGCTGGCCGAGGCCCGCAGGTTGATTCAGGTGGGCAACCTGTACCTGAACCGCAAATGCACCGGGGCGCTTTCGGGGACGCACGCCTTCGGTGGCTACGGCATGAGCGGCACCAATGCCAAGGTGGGCGGCCCTGACTACCTGTTCTGGTTCCTGCAGACCAAGACCATCGCGCAGCGGTACTGA
- a CDS encoding cold-shock protein, with amino-acid sequence MAQGRVKWFNVEKGYGFIEHPGNPDVFVHYSAIQSGGFRKLNEGDEVEFEVEAGQGNKGPQAKNVVVTNAAPAPMGGNGGMGGNRGGGSRW; translated from the coding sequence ATGGCTCAAGGACGAGTAAAGTGGTTTAACGTTGAGAAAGGCTACGGTTTCATCGAGCACCCGGGCAACCCCGACGTGTTCGTGCACTACAGCGCCATCCAGAGCGGCGGTTTCCGCAAGCTCAACGAGGGCGACGAAGTGGAATTCGAAGTCGAAGCTGGTCAGGGCAACAAAGGCCCCCAGGCCAAGAACGTGGTCGTGACCAATGCTGCGCCTGCCCCCATGGGCGGCAACGGCGGCATGGGCGGCAACCGGGGTGGCGGCAGCCGCTGGTAA
- a CDS encoding DUF4127 family protein yields MPSSARVLLIPPDTRPQTLELPAQLAVMTGATVRVPPEGALPAFFTPGNTALLRDWLLQEAGQADIVIVCLETLCLGGMIPARRVSDPLETALGRLAVLREVKRQVPGLQILAFGVIVRVAHDNDPHEEKPYYGQWGRELRAYSSAFDRHARHGDAEAGALETARAALPPEILADWTGTRERNRALHLAALDLLSEGVLTHLCLTLDDTTPYGLAAFDRRMLEARADELGVWSRLDIYPGADEVPCALLARALAPQAARVWVRYSGLGGAGAELIYEDRPAGELVRAHLRAAGCVLADTPAEADFVLAVNTPGTRQANRQPDFATVDTPHRHLPAFVDTLQEALEAGQTVSLADIAYPNGAERRLWALIQGLPLNRLAGFSAWNTAGNTLGTAIAFGKLMAHVMDPAAHAEALFARMVDDALYQAFARAEVRDFLDNPSPFDLGEARTVAETQLRELMTPQIKALWERHFADSGLALEVGAAHLAWPRLFTGVFPLRVHSSMATG; encoded by the coding sequence ATGCCGTCCTCTGCCCGCGTTCTGCTGATCCCCCCCGATACCCGCCCGCAGACGCTGGAATTGCCTGCGCAACTCGCCGTCATGACCGGGGCGACCGTGCGGGTGCCACCAGAGGGGGCACTGCCAGCATTCTTCACACCGGGAAACACAGCTTTACTAAGAGACTGGCTGTTGCAGGAGGCAGGCCAGGCGGACATCGTGATCGTCTGTCTGGAAACCCTGTGTCTGGGCGGCATGATCCCGGCCAGGCGGGTGTCGGACCCACTGGAGACGGCGCTGGGGCGGCTCGCTGTGTTGCGGGAGGTCAAACGGCAGGTGCCGGGGCTTCAGATCCTCGCCTTCGGGGTAATCGTGCGGGTGGCCCACGACAACGATCCGCACGAGGAAAAACCATACTACGGCCAGTGGGGGCGAGAATTGCGGGCCTACAGCTCAGCCTTTGACCGCCACGCCCGTCACGGCGATGCGGAGGCCGGGGCGCTGGAGACGGCCCGCGCCGCGTTGCCCCCCGAGATTCTGGCCGACTGGACGGGCACCCGTGAACGCAACCGCGCTCTGCATCTGGCCGCGCTGGACCTGCTCTCCGAGGGTGTCCTGACCCACCTGTGCCTGACGCTGGACGACACCACCCCGTACGGTCTGGCCGCCTTTGACCGCCGAATGCTGGAGGCACGCGCAGACGAACTGGGCGTGTGGTCACGCCTGGACATCTATCCGGGTGCCGACGAGGTGCCCTGCGCGCTGCTGGCCCGGGCACTGGCTCCGCAGGCGGCGCGGGTCTGGGTGCGTTACAGCGGCCTGGGCGGTGCGGGCGCGGAGCTGATCTACGAGGACCGTCCTGCCGGGGAACTGGTGCGGGCCCACCTGCGGGCAGCGGGTTGCGTGCTGGCCGACACCCCTGCCGAGGCCGACTTCGTCCTGGCGGTCAATACCCCCGGCACCCGCCAGGCGAACCGGCAGCCGGACTTCGCCACGGTGGACACGCCGCACCGTCACCTCCCTGCCTTCGTGGACACGTTGCAGGAGGCTCTGGAAGCCGGGCAGACAGTCTCGCTGGCCGACATCGCCTACCCCAACGGGGCCGAGCGGCGGCTGTGGGCGCTGATCCAGGGGCTGCCGCTGAACAGACTCGCGGGGTTCAGCGCGTGGAACACGGCGGGCAACACGCTGGGGACGGCCATCGCCTTCGGCAAACTCATGGCGCACGTAATGGACCCTGCAGCCCACGCCGAGGCGCTGTTTGCACGGATGGTGGATGACGCGCTGTATCAGGCGTTCGCCCGTGCGGAGGTCCGCGATTTCCTGGACAACCCCAGCCCCTTCGATCTGGGCGAGGCGCGTACCGTGGCGGAAACCCAGCTGCGCGAACTCATGACACCGCAGATCAAGGCCCTGTGGGAGCGGCATTTTGCGGACAGTGGGCTGGCGCTGGAGGTGGGCGCAGCGCATCTAGCGTGGCCCCGGCTCTTCACAGGGGTCTTTCCCCTCAGGGTTCACTCGTCCATGGCCACTGGATAG
- the trpA gene encoding tryptophan synthase subunit alpha, whose protein sequence is MTAVESRGVARIRAAFEKARSEGRAAFIPFMTAGYPSTAEFPALADELLARADLLEVGLPYSDPLGDGPTIQQASEQALAGGTSTRGTIELVRVLRTRHDKPIVIMTYVNPIYAVGPREFMRLAQEAGVDGLILPDLPPDQDIEIADLAAEYGLAVTFLIAPTSTPERIRLVAQACTGFVYAVSVTGVTGAREGTALSEVPAMLALARQHTDVPIAVGFGVKDAQTAHEVAALADGVVVGSAFINAVREGRDVPTLTNTLADGCVR, encoded by the coding sequence ATGACCGCTGTGGAGTCCAGGGGTGTGGCCCGCATCCGGGCCGCCTTCGAGAAGGCCAGATCGGAAGGCCGCGCCGCCTTCATTCCCTTCATGACCGCCGGGTATCCGTCTACTGCCGAATTCCCCGCACTGGCCGACGAGCTGCTGGCCCGCGCTGACCTGCTGGAGGTGGGGCTGCCCTACAGCGATCCGCTGGGCGACGGCCCCACCATCCAGCAGGCCAGCGAGCAGGCGCTGGCGGGCGGCACCAGCACGCGCGGCACGATTGAGCTGGTGCGCGTACTGCGAACCCGTCACGACAAGCCCATCGTGATCATGACCTACGTCAATCCCATCTACGCCGTCGGCCCGCGCGAGTTCATGCGGCTGGCGCAGGAGGCCGGGGTGGACGGCCTCATCCTCCCCGATCTGCCCCCCGATCAGGACATCGAGATCGCCGATCTGGCCGCTGAGTACGGGCTGGCCGTTACCTTTCTGATCGCGCCCACCAGCACGCCGGAGCGCATCCGACTAGTGGCGCAGGCCTGCACGGGCTTCGTGTACGCCGTCAGTGTGACTGGCGTGACCGGTGCGCGCGAGGGGACGGCGCTGAGCGAAGTGCCCGCCATGCTGGCCCTGGCCCGGCAGCATACCGACGTTCCGATTGCCGTGGGCTTTGGCGTCAAGGACGCCCAGACCGCCCACGAGGTGGCAGCATTGGCCGACGGCGTGGTGGTGGGCAGCGCCTTTATCAACGCCGTGCGCGAGGGGCGGGACGTGCCCACACTGACAAACACGCTGGCCGACGGCTGCGTGCGCTGA